One Rhodoferax sp. GW822-FHT02A01 genomic window, TTTGAGTCGGTGCTGGTCACGCGTGAAGTGCCCTGGGCCCAGACCGGACTGGGCAAGGTGTACTTTCACGACAAGAAATACGCCCAGGCCAGGGAGATGTTCCAGAGCGTGCTGGAGCAAAACGAAGTGTTCATGGAAGCGTCAGACTGGCTGGCCAAGACCTGCATCATGCAAGGCGACCACCAGACCGCGCAAACGGTGTTGCAGGATGCGGCACGGCTCTCCCCCAACTCGCCCACGCGGCAAAAGCTGCTGGGTGACACGGCACTCAAGAACGGCGCTCTGGATGTGGCCCGCAGCGCCTTCGAGAAGACCATCCGTATCAGCGAGTTCTCTCCACACAAGTCTGCCTCGGCCTACACGCGTCTGGCCCGGGTGCTTTCTGAGCAGGGCGCACCGCAGGACGCACTCAAGACGCTGGCCCAGAGCAAGAAGGAATTCCGCTACAACACCGAAGCGGCACTGCAGACCGCCGCGGCGGAAAGCGTGATCTACCAGGACATGGGGCAGGCAGACCGGGCCCAGGCCGCCCTGCTGGAAACGGAGAAACTGATCGACAAGGCCGCAGGCAAAGTGGGCGCCGATGTGGCACTGGAAGTGGCCGACTCCCTGTTCAGGCTGGGCAAGAAAGACAAGGCCTGCAGCCTGCTCAAGGACGTGGTGCGCAACAACCACGAGAACCAGGAGCTGTCCAACAGCATTGCCGCCATCTTCGAAGAACATGGCCTAGTCGCAGAAGGTCAGGCACTGATCGCCGAATCACGTGGCGAGGTGGTGGGCATCAACAACGAAGGTGTGACGCTGGCCAAACAGGGCGACCTGCTGGCGGGGGTCAACCGGCTGCGCACGGCGGCAGAGAAATTGCCGAACAACGAAGTCATCCTGATCAACCTGTGCGGCCTGCTCATTGCCTTGCTCAGCAAGGAAGGCCGCAACCACCAGATCGCCGGAGAAGTGCGCGAGCTGCTGGACCGGGTGCGCCAGCTCAACCCGTCCAACAAGAATTACCACGTCTACACCGCGGCGCTCAACCGCGTCATGGGCACCAACTAGCGTTTGCCAGTGCTCCGCCGCGCATTGGGGCGTCCGTGTACCTTATTGTTTTTCTTCGATGGCCAGAAGGGCTGCCCCGTAGGCGTCGGAACACAACGCGCTATTGCTGCGCCGGATAGCCCCATCACAGGCGGCATTGGCCTTGGCGCTGGTAAGCAAGGCACCCAACTGGGCGCGGCCTTTGGCGTCATTGAGCGACACCATGAACGGCCCGGCCTTGGAAGCCGCCAGCGCGCTGATGTCACGCGGCGCATCCGCCACCACCACCAGCAGATTGTCCATGCCTTCAGGGCCGCCCGCCTTCACGCGCCAGTTCGGGCGCGGCAACTGCAACGTCTGCCCTGCCTCGATGCGGTTGTTCTGATCCAGGTCGTTGGGAAACAGCAGGTAGACCGACTGGTTGTCCGAGCCTGCCAGTGCCAGATAGACATAGCCCGACTTGTCCGATTGCACCGACAGGTCCAAGGCATCCTTGCCGATCTTCAGGCGGCTCTGGCCGACGCTGGCTTGCACCGCGTGCTTGGCGTCGCGCTGGGCATACATGAGCTTCAGTGCCTGCTCGCCGGTCAAGGGCGGCGCTGCAACTACGACTGGCGCCGGCTGGGCCGCAGTCGTGGCTGCCGGTGCGGTTGCCTGGGAAGGCGCGGCCAGCACCGGCGCAAGCGCAGGCTGGCTGAACCAGGCTGGAACGAACTCGGTGTTGCCGTTGAGTACCAGGTTGTGTGGCTTGAAGACCGTACTGGTGGCCATGCGCTGGTTGATCTTTTCCTGGGCGCATTGGCGTATTTCATCGATGCTGATGGAACCCGAGTTGTCCAGGTCCTTGGCATCGCGCAGCATGCAGTCGCGCATGTACTGGGTTGCCAGGCCGCCCTTGGCTTCGTCGTCGAAGCTGATCTCGTTGTCGCGCGAGGCGCTCAGGTGGATGATGTCCTGCGGCAGCATGCCCTTGGCGGTGGCCTCGACGATGAGGTTGCGCGTCTTCACATTCACAGGTCGGCCGCACTCCTCATTGGTACTGACGAACTTGCCACGCAGATTGCCTTCGTCGCCAGGCACGCTGATGCCGCGCGTGCGCAAGGTGGACTGGGCCTGGGCCACGCCGCCAGAGTGGCAGGCGTCGTACATCACGAACAGCTTGTCGGTCTTGTTGGTGATACCCGAGAGCAGGCTGGCCATCTCGTGGTTGGAAATCTGGCCGCGCGTGCCGCCGTCATAGGCCAGCAGCGCCTCCACGCAACCGCCGGCAGCCGGGTCCAGATAGCGGGTGCCATGGCCCGAGTAGTGAATGAACACACGGTCGCCTTCTTGCACCCGGTCGTTGAGTTCCTGCAGCGCCTTGCGGATGCCGTCGCCGGTGGCCTGATCGTCCTGCAAGTAGCGGATGTTCTCCGCCGGAACCTGCATGCTCTGCGCCATCTGGGTGGCCGACTGGCGGTCGAACTTGACGCCGGGCAGCTCGGGGATGCCAGGGTCGGCGTAGCGGCTGATGCCGATGATGAGCGCATGGCGGTTGCTGCGCGGTGGCAGCATGCGCACGCCCAGAGTCATGGCGCTGTTGCCTGCCACTTCGCGGCCACTGGCCACCGTGCTCACGGCCGAAGCCTGTGTCTTCCAGTTGAGCGCGCTGGCACGAATCCAGCCGCTGGCTACCGCCTTGTTGCCCGGCTCCACCACCGAGACCCAGGCCCAGCCGCCCTCGGCGCTGAGCAGGCGCACGGTGGCGGCGACTGACAGGTTTTGCACCACGGCAGCATCGGCCAACTTGTCTGCGCGCAATTCCGTGGCACGGGTCAGGCCCAGCACCCCCTGCTCGGCCGCACCCGCTGCGGCGGAGCCCCCCAGAGCGAAGCTGAAACAAGCCAAGGCAAGGCGGTTTCGTAACAAGGTCATGACGGGGTTCCTTCCTTTTTTACGGGTTCGAGCTTAGACCAGATTCGCTGGGCCGCCTGCGCCAGCGCTGCGCGCCCCAGCCCATCCGGCAAGGGCTGGATGGCCGCACTGGCGTAACGGGAAAAACGCCTATCCCGCTGGAGAGCGCGCTGCAATACCTGCAAACTATGCTGCGGCCCAACGATGGCCGCATGCTGGCCCAACTCCGGCCAGCGCAACTTCTGCAACACATGCACCGACAGGTCCGGGACGATCAGGCGGCAATCCGGCGCATGCTTTTCCAGCAGATCAATCAGGTGGTCCAACGGACCTTCCAGCCAGGGGCTGTTGCGTTGCAACGGCCACAGACCCAGGGCTCTGCCAGGCAGCGGCGAACACCAATAGTTGCGCCGCAGCCCGTTCCAGTAGCGCAGCAGTGCCATGAACAGCAACGCCAACGCGGCCGATAGCTTGAGGTCCACGAACACCGGCGAACCATTCAGCGACAAGTAACTGACGAACAGCAGTCCGGCCGGCAGCACCAGGGTAGGCATGGCCAAGGTGGCCAACTTTCTGTGTTGCACCCACAGCGCGGTGCCCAGGCACAGGGCCATGGCGATCAGCGCATCCAGCCAGCGCGGCAACTCGCGCAGGTGGCGCCGGTGGAGCTCGTTGTCCAGCACGGTGGCCAGGGCATCCACGCCCGGATGGTCGGCCGCCAGGGACGTAGGGTGTACATCGTGCAAGGAAGCCGCAGCGGAGCCGATCACGATCACCTTGCCGGCGAAGTCCGGTAAGCCGGTCACGACTTTGCCGGTATCAGCGGCCTGGAATACGTCTGCAAACCCTACGCGCGGATAGGCCGAAGGCTTGCTGCGCCAGGCGATCAGCTCACCGGCCTGCTCGTTTGCCACAGGCGCCTGGGCAAGGCGTTGTCGGTAGGCATCTGGGTCCACCGTGGCCAGGGTTGCCAGGGCAAGGGACTGGATACGGCTGTGGTCCGGCAGGGTTTCCAGTGCGCGGTTGTGGCGCAGCACGCCATCGGAATCCACATAGCCGTTGTTGTAGCCCAGGCGTGAGGCGGCAATGGCGGGCAAGGCGGGTGGAATCACGGCCACAGTGGCACTAGGTGCCGAGGCGCTTGCCGCGGGCTCTGCGGCCCAGAGCGTTGGCAGCACTGCGCGGGAAATGGCGCTCTTTGCGTCCGCTTCCGGGGACAGTCGCACCACAGAAAAGTGGCCGTGGCTGCTGCGGGACACTGCCGCATTGAACGCCGCGTCGCCGCCGGGGCTGATGCGGTCCGCATCCGAAAACATGATGTCCCAGACGATGGCGGCAGGTTTTTGCCGCTCCAGATAGTCCAGCACCGTGGCCAGCGTGTCCCGCGGCCAGGGCCAGCGCCCGAACTCGCCAGCCATGCGCTGCAGCGAGGGCTCGTCAATGTCGATGATGAGCACACGCGGGTCGGGTGCCGCCACCAGCACACGGGCACGCACCATGGCATCAAACGTCGCGGGCGAGATGCCCGTGGTGAACCGCAGCACGAACACGTCGAGCATGATCCAGACGCAAAAAATGCAGGCCAGTCCCCAGATCACCCGCGCGGCGGGCCAGGCACCAGCCTTTTTCTCCCAATGGCCGATGGCGCGTCGCAGCCAGGCGATCACGGTCAATCCAGGTTGACGATCTTCACGCGCCGGTTTTCTGCCGCCAGCGGCACCTGCGGATTGGCGGGTTCGCTGGAGCCCTTGCCCACGGCCACCAGACGATCTGCCGCAATGCCCTTGGATACCAGCAGGTCCCGCACGGCTGCAGCACGCTGGTCACTCAGCTTGCGGTTGTATTCCGCGTTGCCTTTGGCGTCGGTATGGCCTTCGATGACAAAGCGCGAGTTCAGCAGGGCGTCGGACGACAGGGCCGAGGCCAGGTTGGACAATGCGGCGAGGCTCTCTGCACGGATGCGGGAAGAATCAAAGTCAAACTGGATGCTCAGCGACAGCGAGGGGCGCTCCTGCGCCTGTGCGACGCCAGTCGCCTGGACCGCGCTACCGCCCGCGTCTGCAGGTACCGCTTCCACCGTGAGATTGCGCAGGCTGCGCAGACGCGGCGGCGTCCTGAGTTGCTGAATCATCTGTTCGGTGGACGGCGTCGTCGCCTGGGCAAACGCCGCGCCGGAAAGCGCCAGCAGCGTGCAGATCAGTAGGCTTCGTATCGCGCTCATTTCAGGCTCAGGAAAACTGCGGTGGACGTTTGTCGATGAATGCCTGCACCCCCTCCAGAGCATCGGCGTCCATCATGTTACAGGCCATGGTGTTCAACGCGTCCTGGTAGGCCGCTTCCATGCCCGATTCCAGCTGCCGGTAGAAAAGACCCTTGCCCATTTCAATGGCCACGCGCGGCTTCTTCAGGATGCTGTCCACCAGCTTCTGCACGGTGGCATCCAGCTGTTCGGCCGGCACAGCGTGGTTGATCAGGCCTTGCGCCTGTGCCTCCTGCGCGCTGATGAACTCGCCCGTCACCAGCATCTCGAAGGCGGCCTTGCGGCTCACGTTGCGGCTCAGGGCCACGCTGGGCGTGGAGCAGAACAGGCCGTAGTTCACGCCGCTGGTGGCAAAGCGCGCCGTGTCGGCAGCCACCGCCAGATCGCACATGGCCACCAGTTGGCACCCCGCTGCCGTGGCAATGCCCTGCACCCGGGCAATCACCGGCACCGGCAGGCGCTGCAGGCCCATCATCACTTCACTGCACTGGGCAAACAGCGTGCGGTAGTACGCCAGCGAAGGCGCTGCCCGCATTTCCTTGAGGTCGTGGCCGGCACAAAAAGCTTTGCCCTCTGCCGCCAGCACGACCACACGTACCGACGTATCGACGGCAATGTCCTGGGTAGCTTTTTGCAGTGCAGTCAGCATGGCCTCGCTCAATGCATTGAAGGCTTGCGGACGGTTGAGCGTGAGCGTGACCACGCCGCGCGCATCACGCGCCACCTGCAGGAGCTCAGCTTGCTCGCTCACGATGCAATGGCCTTTTCGGCACGCTTGCGCAACTCGAACTTCTGGATCTTGCCGGTCGACGTCTTGGGAATGGATTCAAAACGGATATCGCGCGGCACCTTGTAGCCCGCCAGCAGCGATTTGCAATGGTCAATCAGGTCCTGCGGCGTGACCTGCACACCGTCCTTGACTTCCACATAGGCCACCGGCGTCTCACCCCATTTGGGGTCGGGCTTGGCGACCACCGCGCACGACAGTACCGCCGGGTGGCGGTACAGCGCATCTTCGACTTCCAGCGAGCTGATGTTCTCGCCACCGGAGATGATGATGTCCTTGCTGCGGTCCTTGATCTTGACGTAGCGGTCACCCTCTAGCACCGCCAGGTCACCGGTATGGAACCAGCCGCCCGCAAAGGCCTCGGCTGTGGCCTTGGGGTTCTTGAGGTAGCCCTTCATGACGATGTTGCCGCGGAACATGATTTCGCCCATGGTCTGGCCGTCGGCGGGGACTTCGGTCATCTCCTCGGCGTTCATCACGGTCATGCCTTCCTGCAGCGGGTAACGCACGCCCTGGCGGCCATTCAGGCGGGTCTGCTCGGACAAGGACTCGCTGGCCCACTGCGTGCGCTTGGCGGCCACCGATGCTGGACCGTAGACCTCGGTCAGACCGTACACATGGGTGATGTCAAAGCCGATCTGGGCCATGCCTTCGATCATGGAGGCCGGTGGCGCAGCACCGGCCACCATGCCGCGCACCTTGTGGCGGATGTTGGCGCGCATCTCGGGCGGTGCGGCAATCAGCAGGTTGTGCACGATGGGAGCAGCGCAGTAGTGGTCCACGCCATGCTCGGCAATGGCCGGCAGGATGTGGGCCGCGTCCACGCGGCGCAGGCACACATGGGTGCCCGCCAGCATGGCCACGGTCCAGGGGAAGCACCAGCCATTGCAGTGAAACATGGGCAGGGTCCACAGGTAAGTGGGGAAATGCGGCATGGTCCAGGTGGCGGCATTGCAGGTAGCGTTGAGGTAGGCGCCGCGGTGGTGGGTGACCACGCCCTTGGGGTCGCCGGTGGTGCCAGAGGTGTAGCTCACGGCAATGGCGTCCCACTCGTCCTGCGGGCCCTGCAGCACGGCCAAGGGTTCGTGAGCCGCCAGAAAGGCTTCGTACTCCTGCGTACCCACGCGCTCGCCCGTGCCGGTGAACTCGCTGTCGCATACGTCAATCACCAGCACCTCGCGCCCATGCTCTTCCTTGAGCATGCGCAACGCGTCCTTCATCAGGTGCGAGAACTCGGTGTCGGTGATCAGCACACTGGCTTCGCAGTGGTTCATCTGCCAGGCCAGCAGCCAGGGGTCGAGCCGGGTGTTGAGCGTGTTGAGCACGGCATTGAGGGCCGGCACGGCGTAGTGCGCCTCCACCATCTCAGGCGTGTTGGGCAGCATCACACTCACCGTGCTGCCGCGTTTGACCCCATGCGCCTTGAGGGCCGCGGCCAGCCGCGCCGAACGCTCACGGGTCTGAGCCCAGGTGTAGCGACGCTTGCCATGGATTACGGCGGTGAGGTCACCGAAGATTTCCGCCGTGCGCTCCACAAAGCTCACGGGCGAGAGCGCCACGAAATTGGCGGGGTTCTTGTCGAGGTGTTGGTCGAATATGGAAGTCATTGTTGTGCTGCTTTCTCCAGTGCCTGGTCTATGTCCCAAAGAATGTCGTCAATGTGTTCCAACCCTACCGACATGCGCACCATGTCGGGCAGCACGCCGGCGGCGATCTGCTGTTGTTCGTCCAGCTGCCGGTGCGTGGTGCTTGCGGGATGGATGATGAGTGTGCGCGTGTCGCCGATATTGGCCAGATGGCTCATGAAGCGTGCCGCCTCGATGAAGCGCACTCCGGCTTGCAGCCCGCCCTTGACGCCAAACGCCAGCAAGCCCGACGCGCCCGGCACGCCGTCTATGGCGCGCATCTGTTTCTGCACCAGCGCATGGTCGGCGTGGTCGGGCAGACCGGGATAGCTCACCCAGGCCACCTGCTTGTGGGCTTGAAGGAACTCGGCCACCTTGCGCGCGTTGCTGCAATGGCGCTCCATGCGCACATGCAAGGTCTCGGTGCCCTGCAGAATTTGCCACGCCGCCATGGGCGACAGCGCGGCGCCATACACCCGCAAGGTCTCCATGCGGGCACGCATGGTGAAGGCGAAGTCGCCAAAGGTCTCAAAGAACTTCACGCCGTGGTAGCCCGCGGAAGGTTCTGTCATGCCGGGGAACTTGCCGTTGTCCCAGGGGAACTTGCCGCTCTCCACCACCACGCCACCCAGCGTGGTGCCGTGGCCAGCCAGGTATTTGGTAGCCGAGTGCACCACGATGTCAGCGCCCCAGCGTATGGGTTGGCACAGGAAGGGCGACGGCACCGTGTTGTCGATGACCAGCGGCAGGCCATGGGCATGGGCCACATCGGCTATTGCCGCAATGTCCAGCACCGCCAAGCTGGGGTTGCCCAGGCTCTCGGCAAACACAGCGCGGGTATTGGGTTGGATGGCGGCGGCAAAGGCCTCGGGCTTGCGTGCATCCACAAAGGTGGTGGTAATGCCCAGCTTGGCCAGGTTCACCGCCAGCAAAGACACGCTGCCGCCGTACAGCGCACCCGCCGCAACGACGTGGTCGCCTTGCTGCAGCAAGGTCATCAGCACCATGCTTTCCGCCGCCATGCCGCTGGCCGACGCCAGCCCTGCACGCCCACCTTCCAGCGCGGCGACGCGCTCTTCGAGTGCCGCCACCGTGGGGTTGCTCAGTCGCGAATACACATTGCCAAAGGTCTGCAGATTGAACAGGCTGGCTGCGTGGTCGGCGCTGTCAAACACAAAGCTGGTGGTCTGGTAGATGGGCACTGCGCGGGCGCCAGTAGCGGCGTCGGGAATCTGGCCGGCGTGGATGGTCAGGGTTTCAGGTTGGTAGATGCGATCAGCCATGTGGTTCCCCTTATCCCGGGCGTTTGGCGGAGATGACGCCGGTGTTCACCCCGGCCCAGTTCAGACCGCCCATGAGGCGAGCATGCTCGATCTTGACGCAGCGGTTGGTGACCGAATCCAGCCCCGCCGCCCGCGCCAGTGCGTCGGCCTCCAGGTTGTTGACACCGAGCTGCTGCCACAGGCATTTGGCGCCTATGTCTATGGCCTGCTGCGCAATGGGCAGCACGTCTTCGGTCTTGCGAAACACGTCCACCATGTCCACAGCAAAGGGGATATCGGCCAACGTGGCATAGCAGGTCTCACCCAGAATGGCTGTGCCGCTTGCTGCGTAACGCGGGTTCACCGGCACGATGCGGTAACCGTGCTCCTGCATGTACTTGGCGGCAAAGAAGCTGGGGCGGTGCCATTCCGCAGAAAGCCCCACCACCGCGATGGTGCGGTACTGGCGAAGAATGCGTTGCAAGCTGGCGATATCGTTGTTCACAAGGGTCCAATCATTCGCAGGAAGACCCGCACAATATAGCGCCGCTCCCACCGGGTGTCGGATACTAAACACCCAAACCTAGCCCTGCCTGACAAATCAGCCCCACCATGACAAGAAACGCCTCCAGCAGCACGCTGGTCTATTCCACCGACAGCGGCCGCATCTGCACCGGTTGCGGCAAGCCTGTGGCGCAATGCATCTGCAAGACCGCCAGTGCCGCGCCGTTGGGCAACGGCAATGTACGTGTCAGCCGTGAAACCAAGGGCCGCGCCGGCAAAGGCGTAACGGTCATCAAGGGCCTGCCCCTGGCAGCCGCCGAGCTTGCGGCGCTGGGCAAGCAATTGCGCACCGCCTGTGGCTCGGGCGGCACCGTCAAAGATGGCACGCTGGAAATCCAGGGCGACCATGCGGACCGTGTGGTGGAACTGCTCAAGGCCCAGGGCTTCAGCGCCAAGCGCGCAGGCGGGTAAGCTCCCCACCATGCAGAAGTTTGACGTAGTGATCGTGGGTGCCGGGGCTGCCGGCTTGTTTTGCGCCGGTGTGGCCGGGCAACTGGGCCTGAAAGTGCTGGTGCTGGACCACAGCGAGAAGGTGGCGGAAAAAATCCGCATTTCGGGCGGCGGGCGCTGCAACTTCACCAACTTGGATGTGACAGCGGCCAATTTCCTGAGCGAGAACCCGCGCTTTGCCAAGTCGGCCCTGTCGCGCTACACGCCGCGCGACTTCATAACGCTCCTGCAGAAGCACCAGATTGCCTTCCACGAAAAGCACAAGGGCCAGCTGTTCTGCGACCGTTCCGCCGAAGACATCATCAACCTGCTGCTGGCGGAATGCGCGCAAGGCGGCGTACAAGGCTGGCAGCCCTGCAGCCTCAAGGCGGTGCGCTTCCACGCCGGTGCCGACCTTCCCTACACCCTGGATACCAGCCAGGGTGAGGTCGGCTGCAAGGCGGTGGTGATTGCCACCGGCGGCCTGTCCATTCCCAAGATAGGTGCCAGTGACCTGGGCTACCGTGTTGCCAAACAGTTTGATTTGCCGGTGGTAGCGACCCGGCCCGCGCTGGTGCCACTGACTTTTGACGAGGCTGCCTGGGCGCCATTCGCGCAGCTCTCCGGTTTGTCCTTGCCGGTGGAAATCGCCACCGGCGCCAAGAAGGACTCCATGCAGTTCCGTGAAGACCTGCTGTTCACCCACCGGGGCTTGAGCGGCCCCGGCGTGCTGCAGATCTCCAGCTACTGGAAGGAGGGCAGCAGCATCCGCCTGAACCTGGTGCCCGACACCGCCCTGGCCGATTACCTGCAGCAGGCCAAGGCCACGTCGCGCAAACGCATTGCGAACGAACTCGCCGCCCTGCTCCCTTCCCGGCTGGCCGATACCTGGGTGGCGCAAGGTGCGGCCCTGGGCCAGAACTGGGACCGCGCGGTGAACGAGGCATCCGACAAGGCGCTTCTGCTGCTGGCAGAGCGCATCAACCGCTGGGAGCTCACACCCACGGGCACCGAGGGTTATCGCAAGGCCGAGGTCACCGCGGGCGGCGTGGATACCAAGGTACTCTCCAGCCAAACCATGGAAAGCCGGCAGCCCGGCCTGTATTTCATTGGGGAAGTGGTGGATGTGACCGGCTGGCTGGGCGGCTACAACTTCCAGTGGGCCTGGGCCAGCGCCTTCGCCTGCGCGCAGGGCCTGGCAGCCCGTTTGCAACAGCCTGGTTGAAAGCGCTTGGACGTAGCCTAAGACAAAGGTTATAATCGCAGGCTCTTTGGCAGTTCCCCGTCGGCCAATACTAGTTAAGACGGGAAATACCGCTGAATCTGGCGAGTGGGGCCCGATCTTCCCCCTTGCATCGTGATCAGCACAATTTTTGGAACCCATTACGTAATGACAACGATCCGTGTAAAAGAAAACGAGCCGTTTGACGTCGCTCTGCGTCGCTTCAAGCGCACCATTGAAAAGCTGGGCCTGCTGACTGACTTGCGCGCACGCGAGTTCTACGAAAAGCCCACTGCCGAGCGCAAGCGCAAGAAGGCTGCTGCCGTCAAGCGCAACTACAAGCGCATCCGCAGCATGCAATTGCCCAAGAAACTCTACTGAGTTTCTGCTGCAGAAGCTGTTTTGAGCTTCCCGCCCGCAGGTTCACAAGGATCTGCCGGACACAAAATGCTCGCCTGGGGACGCTCCGGCGGGCATTTTTCATTCTGAGACCTCTTT contains:
- the rpsU gene encoding 30S ribosomal protein S21, whose amino-acid sequence is MTTIRVKENEPFDVALRRFKRTIEKLGLLTDLRAREFYEKPTAERKRKKAAAVKRNYKRIRSMQLPKKLY